The following proteins are co-located in the Acanthochromis polyacanthus isolate Apoly-LR-REF ecotype Palm Island chromosome 7, KAUST_Apoly_ChrSc, whole genome shotgun sequence genome:
- the lgi3 gene encoding leucine-rich repeat LGI family member 3 codes for MLELAPRWTRLVCLTVLCLCLCLPRESNARRAPKIPRCPATCSCTKDSAFCVDTKAIPKSFPPGIISLTMVNAAFTTIPEGAFSHLHLLQFLLLNSNTFTMIADDAFAGLSHLQYLFIENNDIQALSKYTFRGLKSLTHLSLSNNNLQQLPRDLFKHLDILTDLDLRGNSFRCDCKIKWLVDWMEKTNTSVPAIYCASPFEFQGRRIHDLAPRDFNCISADFAVYETFPFHSVSVESYEFNGDQFVAFAQPDSGFCTLYIWDHVEMVFRRYHNITSRSAVYCKPVVINNTLYMVVAQLFGGSHIYKWEEDPQRFVKIQDIDTSRVRKPNFVETFQLDGEWYFIVADSSKAGSTSIYRWNSNGFYSHQSLHPWHRDTHVEFLDVGGKPHLILSSASQPPVVYQWNRNQKQFAFFSQITELADVQMVKHFWVRKVLYLCLTRFIGDSKILRWEGQRFVEIQTLPSRGSMAVYPFTVGLRQYLILGSDFSFSRVYLWDDLTQRFQPFQELNMRAPRAFSLVSVDNKDMLLAASFKGNTLAYQHLVVDLSAK; via the exons ATGTTGGAGCTCGCACCAAGATGGACGAGGTTGGTCTGCCTGACagttttatgtctgtgtctctgCCTGCCGAGGGAATCAAACGCCAGGAGAGCTCCCAAGATACCCCGCTGTCCTGCAACCTGCTCCTGCACCAAAGACAGTGCCTTCTGCGTGGACACTAAGGCCATCCCCAAGAGCTTCCCCCCTGGAATCATTTCTCT GACGATGGTGAACGCAGCCTTCACTACAATCCCAGAAGGAGCTTTCTCACACCTTCACCTGCTGCAGTTCCT GCTGTTGAACTCCAACACATTCACTATGATTGCTGATGATGCTTTTGCTGGTCTCTCTCACCTGCAATATCT GTTCATTGAGAATAACGACATCCAGGCTCTGTCAAAGTACACCTTCAGAGGACTCAAATCCCTGACTCATCT GTCTCTGtcaaacaacaacctgcagcagctgcctAGAGATCTCTTCAAACATCTAGACATCCTGACTGATCT AGACCTGCGTGGAAACTCTTTTCGCTGTGACTGTAAAATCAAGTGGCTGGTAGACTGGATGGAGAAAACCAACACTTCTGTTCCTGCCATCTACTGTGCCAGCCCCTTTGAATTCCAGGGACGCAGGATCCACGACCTCGCACCACGAGACTTCAACTGCATCAGCGCAG ATTTTGCCGTGTACGAAACCTTCCCTTTCCACTCTGTGTCAGTGGAGTCTTATGAGTTCAATGGAGATCAGTTTGTGGCCTTCGCTCAGCCTGATTCAGGCTTCTGCACTCTGTACATATGGGATCATGTGGAGATGGTCTTCAGGAGGTACCACAACATAACCT CTCGCTCTGCTGTTTACTGCAAACCAGTGGTGATAAACAACACGCTTTACATGGTCGTGGCCCAACTTTTTGGTGGATCTCATATATACAA GTGGGAGGAGGACCCACAGCGCTTTGTAAAGATTCAAGACATCGACACCAGTCGGGTGAGGAAGCCCAACTTTGTGGAGACCTTCCAGCTGGATGGAGAGTGGTACTTCATAGTAGCAGACAGTTCCAAGGCAGGCTCTACCAGCATTTATCGCTGGAACAGTAATGGTTTCTACTCCCACCAGTCCCTCCATCCTTGGCATCGAGACACACATGTTGAGTTCCTGGATGTCGGAGGAAAGCCTCACCTCATCCTCTCCAGCGCCTCTCAGCCGCCGGTGGTTTACCAGTGGAACCGAAACCAGAAGCAGTTTGCTTTCTTCTCCCAGATCACAGAGCTAGCCGACGTGCAGATGGTCAAGCACTTCTGGGTGAGGAAGGTTCTTTACCTTTGCCTCACGCGCTTCATCGGTGACTCCAAGATCCTCCGCTGGGAGGGGCAGCGTTTTGTAGAGATCCAGACTCTCCCCTCTCGGGGCTCAATGGCCGTGTATCCCTTCACGGTGGGCCTCCGCCAGTACCTCATTCTTGGAAGTGATTTCTCCTTCTCCAGAGTCTACCTGTGGGACGACCTCACTCAGCGCTTTCAGCCCTTCCAGGAGCTCAACATGAGAGCCCCAAGGGCCTTCAGTTTGGTATCTGTCGACAACAAGGACATGCTGCTGGCCGCCAGCTTCAAAGGCAACACCCTGGCCTACCAGCACCTGGTGGTGGATCTCAGTGCCAAGTAG